The following are encoded together in the Parabacteroides chongii genome:
- a CDS encoding ORF6N domain-containing protein, whose product MDLQIIQNKIYEIRGCRVMLDSDLAALYQVETKALKQAVKRNIERFPEDFMFELTKEEVECLRSQIVTLKNNPDETEEETSSKRGKHTKYLPYVFTQEGVAALSGVLRSPIAIQVNISIMRAFVALRQMITGYQELLKRIEELEESTDAQFSEVYQALTQLLSKPEPKPRKPIGYRTYDE is encoded by the coding sequence ATGGACTTACAAATCATCCAAAACAAGATTTATGAAATCAGAGGTTGCCGGGTTATGCTCGATAGTGACCTTGCGGCACTTTATCAGGTGGAAACAAAAGCGTTGAAACAGGCTGTGAAACGTAATATAGAACGTTTCCCGGAAGATTTTATGTTTGAACTGACAAAGGAAGAAGTCGAATGTTTAAGGTCACAAATTGTGACCTTAAAGAATAATCCCGATGAAACGGAAGAAGAAACCAGTTCAAAACGTGGTAAGCATACTAAATATTTGCCCTATGTTTTCACGCAAGAGGGAGTAGCCGCCCTGTCCGGTGTACTGCGCAGCCCTATTGCCATACAGGTGAATATTTCTATCATGCGGGCATTTGTAGCCTTGCGTCAAATGATAACAGGCTATCAGGAGTTACTAAAGCGCATTGAAGAACTGGAAGAAAGTACGGATGCACAATTCAGCGAGGTTTATCAAGCACTTACCCAGCTACTAAGCAAGCCTGAACCGAAGCCACGCAAACCGATAGGATATAGAACCTATGACGAATAA
- a CDS encoding JAB domain-containing protein, producing MKTTEFTMPEITISYKDNVKASERVKILSSETSYSYLKPFYIECMEHHEESHVMFLNRANKALGVSLISKGGMAETVMDVKIILQTALKVHASGIILSHNHPSGNLCPSEPDKQITSKIKEACKVLDLHLLDHIILTEESYYSFADEGLI from the coding sequence ATGAAAACAACAGAATTTACCATGCCGGAAATCACTATCTCTTATAAAGACAATGTAAAAGCATCCGAAAGGGTAAAAATACTCTCATCCGAAACGTCCTACTCTTACCTGAAACCGTTCTATATCGAATGTATGGAACATCACGAGGAAAGCCATGTAATGTTTCTCAATCGGGCAAATAAGGCTTTAGGCGTTTCCCTTATCTCTAAAGGCGGCATGGCTGAAACTGTAATGGACGTGAAAATCATCCTGCAAACCGCCTTGAAAGTCCATGCTTCGGGCATAATCCTCTCACATAACCACCCATCGGGCAACCTATGTCCGAGTGAACCGGACAAACAAATTACCTCAAAAATAAAAGAAGCCTGCAAGGTCTTGGATTTACATCTGTTAGACCATATCATCCTGACAGAAGAAAGCTATTATAGTTTTGCAGACGAGGGGCTTATCTAA
- the traM gene encoding conjugative transposon protein TraM, producing the protein MEEKEVKNEVPAPETDRKKEEKEKKELTPQQIQQRKKMLVYPLMGLVFLGSMYLIFAPSEKDEAKVESVGGFNADIPQPKGDGIISDKKTAYEQEQMENKQADKMRSLQDFAFSLGEENGNGEDLTLIDDAPAEKPKTNVIDFGAGAPNNTRSSIQSSAAAYRDMNRQLGSFYETPKEDKEKEELKRQVEELTARLDAKESGAGSMDEQVALMEKSYELAAKYMNGQNGQSSQPGQIAQVTSSAPIQEKGSTASVKAVSDRTVSGLQQPMSNSEFIAEYGKPRNYGFNTAVGSSYSMGKNTIRACVHNDQTLMDGQTVKLRLLEPLQAGNVIVPKNSLVSGSAKVQGERLEILVSSLEYAGNIIPVELAVYDSDGQKGLSVPSSLEQEAAKEAMANIGAGLGTSISFAQSAGQQVAMDITRGLMQGGSQYLAKKFRTVKVHLKANYQVMLYAKQQ; encoded by the coding sequence ATGGAAGAAAAAGAAGTGAAGAATGAAGTTCCCGCACCGGAAACGGACAGGAAGAAAGAAGAAAAAGAGAAAAAGGAACTTACCCCGCAACAGATACAGCAACGAAAGAAGATGCTGGTTTATCCGCTTATGGGACTGGTATTCTTAGGGTCTATGTATCTGATTTTTGCACCGTCCGAAAAGGATGAAGCAAAGGTGGAAAGCGTGGGCGGCTTTAACGCCGATATTCCGCAACCCAAAGGGGACGGGATAATCAGCGATAAAAAGACAGCTTACGAACAGGAACAGATGGAGAACAAACAGGCGGACAAGATGCGTTCCTTGCAGGATTTTGCCTTTTCACTCGGAGAGGAAAACGGGAACGGGGAAGATTTGACCCTGATAGATGATGCTCCGGCGGAAAAGCCGAAAACCAATGTAATAGACTTCGGGGCGGGTGCGCCGAACAATACCCGTTCCTCTATCCAGTCTTCGGCGGCGGCTTACCGGGACATGAACCGTCAGTTAGGCAGTTTCTACGAAACGCCGAAAGAGGACAAGGAAAAAGAGGAACTCAAACGGCAGGTGGAAGAACTCACAGCCCGGCTCGATGCGAAAGAAAGCGGGGCGGGTAGCATGGATGAACAGGTGGCTCTTATGGAAAAATCCTACGAACTGGCGGCAAAGTATATGAACGGACAAAACGGGCAAAGTTCACAGCCGGGACAGATTGCACAGGTTACGTCATCTGCACCCATTCAAGAAAAAGGAAGTACCGCTTCTGTAAAGGCGGTATCGGACAGGACGGTTTCAGGATTGCAACAGCCCATGAGCAACAGCGAATTTATCGCCGAATACGGCAAGCCACGCAATTACGGATTTAATACGGCAGTCGGCAGCAGCTATTCGATGGGAAAGAACACTATCCGGGCGTGCGTTCATAACGACCAAACACTTATGGACGGGCAGACTGTCAAACTGCGACTGTTAGAACCGTTGCAAGCGGGCAATGTCATTGTTCCGAAAAACAGCCTTGTATCGGGAAGTGCCAAAGTTCAGGGTGAACGGCTCGAAATACTGGTGTCCTCGCTCGAATATGCGGGTAACATCATTCCGGTGGAACTTGCCGTTTACGACAGTGACGGGCAGAAAGGGCTTTCCGTCCCCTCGTCACTGGAACAGGAAGCGGCAAAAGAAGCGATGGCGAATATCGGTGCGGGACTGGGTACGAGTATTTCCTTTGCGCAAAGTGCCGGACAGCAGGTCGCAATGGATATTACAAGAGGCTTGATGCAGGGCGGGTCGCAATACCTTGCCAAGAAGTTCAGAACGGTAAAAGTACACCTAAAAGCGAACTATCAGGTGATGCTTTACGCCAAACAACAGTAA
- a CDS encoding DUF3872 domain-containing protein — protein sequence MYMRKILSRILMGCYIMAAILFVGACNDDVDIQQSYPFSIETMPVPKKLKVGETAEIRCQLHRDGRYEETKYFIRYFQPDGAGTLKMSDGTVLLPNDLYPLPGETFRLYYTSASTDQQTVDVYFQDSFGQLEQLTFSFNNDNSKEEENN from the coding sequence ATGTATATGAGAAAGATTTTAAGCCGTATTTTAATGGGCTGCTATATAATGGCCGCCATCTTATTTGTGGGTGCGTGTAATGACGATGTGGATATACAGCAGTCTTACCCGTTCAGTATTGAAACGATGCCTGTACCGAAGAAATTAAAGGTGGGTGAAACCGCCGAAATCAGGTGTCAGCTTCACCGGGACGGGCGGTATGAGGAAACAAAGTATTTCATCCGCTATTTCCAGCCGGACGGGGCGGGAACGCTGAAAATGTCCGATGGGACGGTTCTACTGCCGAATGACCTGTACCCTCTTCCGGGCGAAACATTCCGGCTTTACTATACCTCTGCATCAACCGACCAACAGACGGTAGATGTGTATTTTCAGGATAGCTTCGGGCAGTTAGAACAACTTACGTTTTCATTTAACAATGACAACAGTAAGGAAGAAGAAAACAATTAA
- a CDS encoding conjugal transfer protein TraO, whose product MKRICCMMFLFALCLTFNQAHAQRCLPGMKGLQVTGGMADGVHWNSKGDFAYYFGAALSTYTKNGNRWVIGGEYLEKHYPYKDLQIPVSQFTGESGYYLNFLSDRKKTFFLSLGLSALAGYETSNWGDKLLPDGSTLTDKDGFVYGGALTLELESYITDRVVFLINARERCLFGSSVGKFHTQFGIGLKIIM is encoded by the coding sequence ATGAAAAGGATATGCTGTATGATGTTCCTTTTTGCGCTGTGCCTGACTTTTAACCAGGCACACGCACAAAGATGTCTACCGGGAATGAAAGGTTTGCAGGTCACGGGCGGCATGGCGGACGGTGTTCACTGGAACAGTAAAGGTGATTTTGCCTATTACTTCGGGGCGGCTCTTTCCACCTATACCAAAAACGGGAACAGGTGGGTTATCGGCGGGGAATACCTCGAAAAGCATTACCCCTATAAGGATTTACAGATACCAGTCAGCCAGTTTACAGGTGAGAGCGGTTACTACCTGAACTTCCTTTCAGACCGGAAGAAAACCTTTTTCCTTTCGCTGGGATTGTCAGCCCTTGCCGGGTACGAAACAAGTAATTGGGGTGACAAGCTGCTGCCCGATGGCTCTACCCTGACCGATAAGGACGGTTTTGTCTATGGCGGTGCGCTGACGCTGGAACTGGAGAGTTATATTACCGACCGGGTGGTGTTCCTGATTAACGCACGGGAAAGATGTCTGTTCGGTTCTTCAGTCGGAAAGTTCCATACACAGTTCGGTATCGGTCTAAAGATAATAATGTGA
- a CDS encoding helix-turn-helix domain-containing protein: MKKELLYDNLLNSIKEEFPQKTNLVTALVDLLCIEKEAVYRRLRGEVAFTFAEIVTIANAFGISLDNLVGTVTAKSRPFQLKLVDFVNPKEIDYNMLEQYIDVLGLSREDEKSELIDCTNILPQQLYMNYKYISRFYLFKWLYQCGAPGKAKRFDEIGVGDRFTGIQLASVEESRYIRNSYYILDPLIFHYLVNDINYFMSIHLIGAEEVKCLKDELMKFLEEMEALATRGYFEETGNKVFIYISSVNFDTSYWCVQVKNYHISMIKTFILSSVASLDEGTYDKLRKWLRALIRSSIMISVSGERQRVAFFKAQRELIQSL, translated from the coding sequence ATGAAAAAAGAACTTTTGTACGATAATCTTTTGAATTCGATCAAGGAAGAATTCCCCCAAAAAACAAACCTGGTAACTGCGTTAGTCGATTTGTTATGTATAGAGAAAGAGGCGGTGTATCGGCGTTTGAGGGGAGAAGTTGCATTTACATTTGCTGAAATTGTTACTATTGCAAATGCTTTTGGCATATCGTTGGATAATTTGGTTGGTACGGTCACGGCTAAAAGCAGACCGTTTCAACTAAAGTTGGTAGACTTTGTGAATCCAAAAGAGATTGACTACAATATGTTGGAGCAATATATCGATGTACTTGGCTTGTCGCGGGAAGATGAGAAATCGGAACTGATCGATTGTACGAATATATTGCCCCAGCAACTTTATATGAATTATAAATACATTTCGCGCTTCTATCTTTTTAAATGGTTGTATCAATGCGGAGCACCTGGAAAAGCAAAGCGTTTTGATGAGATTGGAGTCGGTGATCGTTTTACCGGGATACAATTGGCCAGCGTGGAAGAGTCAAGATATATCCGTAATTCTTATTATATACTTGATCCACTGATATTCCACTATTTGGTAAATGACATCAATTACTTTATGAGTATTCATCTGATCGGGGCAGAAGAGGTCAAATGCCTGAAGGATGAGTTGATGAAGTTTTTGGAGGAGATGGAAGCCCTCGCGACACGCGGCTATTTTGAAGAGACAGGAAATAAAGTCTTTATTTATATATCGAGTGTGAACTTTGATACAAGCTATTGGTGTGTGCAGGTTAAAAACTATCATATAAGTATGATAAAAACGTTTATTCTGAGTAGTGTCGCTTCTTTGGACGAAGGTACTTATGATAAATTGCGGAAGTGGCTACGGGCTCTTATTCGTTCTTCTATTATGATTTCAGTTAGTGGTGAAAGACAAAGGGTGGCTTTTTTTAAGGCACAACGGGAATTAATTCAAAGTTTATGA
- a CDS encoding TraL conjugative transposon family protein has translation MIRKILSPVNQAVTHVQDWADEKLRHLCGRMTPEIRLAVILLMLLFFGGLSIYFTVSSIYRIGKEDGETIRIEHIRQLQLQSKDSTNIFNQSDNGRKRSEE, from the coding sequence ATGATACGGAAAATACTCTCTCCGGTGAATCAGGCTGTTACCCATGTACAGGACTGGGCGGATGAAAAACTCCGCCACCTGTGCGGGCGCATGACACCGGAAATAAGGCTGGCGGTAATCCTGCTTATGCTCCTGTTCTTCGGCGGGTTATCCATCTACTTTACGGTATCATCCATTTACCGGATAGGCAAAGAGGATGGCGAAACCATACGGATAGAACATATCAGGCAGTTACAACTTCAAAGTAAAGACAGTACGAATATTTTTAATCAGTCAGACAATGGAAGAAAAAGAAGTGAAGAATGA
- a CDS encoding antirestriction protein ArdA, translating into MEAVTLSEARVYVGTYNKYNNGLLFGKWLDLSDYSDKDEFMEACRELHKDDQDPEFMFQDYENIPEALISESWLSEKFFELRDAIEKLSETEQEAFFVWCDHHNSDISEEDADDLISSFEDEYQGEYKDEEDYAYEIVEQCYDLPEFAKTYFDYSAFARDLFITDYWMDNGFVFRCA; encoded by the coding sequence ATGGAAGCAGTAACATTATCAGAAGCAAGAGTTTATGTAGGTACTTACAACAAGTATAACAACGGTTTACTTTTCGGCAAGTGGTTAGACCTGTCCGACTATTCAGATAAGGACGAATTTATGGAAGCGTGCCGGGAACTGCACAAGGACGACCAAGACCCGGAATTTATGTTTCAGGATTACGAAAATATCCCGGAAGCCCTGATTTCCGAAAGTTGGCTTTCTGAAAAGTTCTTTGAGCTTCGGGATGCCATCGAGAAACTAAGCGAAACCGAGCAGGAAGCGTTTTTCGTATGGTGCGACCACCACAACAGCGATATAAGCGAAGAAGATGCGGACGACCTTATTTCTTCCTTTGAGGACGAATATCAGGGAGAATATAAAGACGAGGAAGATTACGCCTATGAAATCGTAGAGCAATGTTACGACCTGCCGGAGTTCGCAAAGACCTACTTTGACTATTCGGCTTTTGCCCGTGATTTATTTATAACTGATTACTGGATGGATAACGGTTTTGTTTTCCGTTGCGCCTGA
- a CDS encoding DUF7258 domain-containing protein: MKTTEVNKKIIGRRCKCIFTGLLVTGVIEDTTEDKYTVSVKVRFDTPQQWGDELYSYDWSFGRKADDFGSLKYLELLPDKTTFDAMIVTFGEPIDTLNDIFEDVKAWGVCSLKGWIDSYESTRFTPIDVDKAVITSEYNMECVKEWLEHNTPVKNIIIG, encoded by the coding sequence ATGAAAACGACAGAAGTAAATAAAAAGATTATCGGCAGACGTTGCAAGTGCATATTTACCGGATTGTTGGTAACGGGTGTTATCGAGGACACCACAGAGGATAAATACACGGTCAGCGTGAAAGTACGTTTTGACACGCCGCAACAGTGGGGTGATGAACTTTATTCTTATGACTGGTCTTTCGGACGGAAAGCAGATGATTTCGGTTCATTGAAGTATTTGGAACTACTACCCGACAAAACAACATTCGATGCAATGATAGTTACTTTCGGCGAACCCATCGACACGCTGAACGACATTTTTGAGGACGTGAAAGCATGGGGTGTCTGTTCCCTGAAAGGGTGGATAGATAGCTATGAAAGCACCCGTTTTACGCCCATAGACGTAGATAAGGCGGTTATAACGAGCGAATATAACATGGAATGTGTCAAAGAGTGGTTGGAACATAACACACCTGTAAAGAACATTATAATCGGTTAA
- a CDS encoding site-specific integrase: MKSTFNVLFFVKKDKQKINGSYPIFVRITIDGVASRFNSKLDVQPKLWDGKAGKAAGRSAEATRINRLLDDINASLNTIYHELQRRDNYVTAEKVKNEFLGHNENHDTILNLFQKHNDDVKQLVGISKTIATYRKYEVTRRHLAEFIQSKYNLSDISIKEITPMFITDFELYLRTTCKCGFNTTAKFMQFFKRIILIARNNGILIGDPFANYKIRLEKVDRGYLTEDEIKIILKKKMVSERLEQVRDVFIFSCFSGLAYVDVANLKEDNIRKSFDGNLWIITKRQKTNIDVNVPLLDIPKMILEKYKGKLPNGKVLPIISNQKLNAYLKEIADVCGIKKNLTFHLARHTFATTTTLAKGVPIETVSKMLGHTNIETTQIYARITNNKISNDMQGLDKKFVGIEKIYKEVSIK, from the coding sequence ATGAAGAGTACATTCAACGTCCTTTTCTTCGTGAAAAAGGACAAGCAAAAAATCAATGGCAGTTACCCTATTTTCGTCCGTATCACGATTGATGGTGTGGCAAGCCGTTTTAATTCCAAGCTGGACGTTCAACCCAAACTTTGGGATGGCAAGGCAGGCAAAGCCGCCGGACGTTCTGCGGAAGCTACCCGCATCAACCGATTGCTGGATGATATAAACGCATCCCTTAATACCATCTACCACGAACTACAACGGCGTGACAATTATGTTACCGCCGAAAAGGTGAAGAATGAATTTTTAGGTCATAACGAGAACCACGACACCATACTTAACCTTTTCCAAAAGCACAATGATGATGTGAAACAGTTGGTCGGCATATCCAAGACGATTGCCACTTATCGTAAATATGAAGTGACCCGCCGTCATCTTGCAGAGTTCATCCAAAGCAAATATAACCTGTCGGATATTTCTATAAAGGAAATAACCCCGATGTTCATTACCGACTTCGAGTTATATTTGCGTACCACCTGCAAATGTGGCTTTAATACGACCGCCAAGTTTATGCAGTTCTTCAAACGCATTATCCTGATAGCTCGTAATAATGGCATCCTGATAGGTGACCCGTTCGCCAACTATAAAATACGTTTGGAAAAAGTGGATAGGGGATATTTAACAGAGGATGAAATAAAAATCATCCTTAAAAAGAAAATGGTTTCCGAACGGTTGGAACAGGTGCGTGATGTTTTTATCTTTTCCTGTTTCAGTGGTTTGGCTTATGTGGATGTAGCAAACTTAAAGGAAGATAATATCCGTAAATCCTTTGACGGTAATTTGTGGATAATTACCAAACGTCAGAAAACGAATATAGACGTGAATGTCCCCTTGCTGGACATTCCTAAAATGATACTGGAAAAGTACAAAGGTAAATTGCCGAACGGTAAGGTACTTCCTATTATCAGCAATCAAAAACTTAATGCGTATTTGAAAGAAATAGCGGATGTATGCGGAATTAAAAAGAACTTGACATTTCACCTTGCAAGGCATACTTTTGCCACGACAACCACGCTTGCAAAGGGTGTACCTATTGAAACAGTTAGTAAGATGTTGGGACACACCAATATAGAAACGACACAGATATACGCCCGCATTACCAATAATAAAATCAGTAACGATATGCAGGGGCTTGACAAGAAGTTTGTCGGCATTGAAAAAATCTATAAAGAAGTATCTATAAAATAG
- a CDS encoding DUF3873 domain-containing protein → METLNKNGVSITQIPGEEKYVKCCLGAFRGQIYFQYDYRHTDMELFSTVAKTLDECRKQRDEWIAKKEKKQ, encoded by the coding sequence ATGGAAACTTTAAACAAAAACGGGGTAAGCATTACCCAAATACCGGGAGAAGAAAAATATGTGAAATGCTGTTTAGGCGCATTCAGGGGACAGATTTATTTCCAGTATGATTATCGCCATACAGATATGGAACTGTTCAGCACAGTGGCTAAAACGCTTGACGAATGTCGCAAACAGCGGGATGAATGGATAGCGAAAAAAGAAAAGAAACAATAA
- the traN gene encoding conjugative transposon protein TraN translates to MKKLMILFALVLGVVSVKAQSNDLYQGITKKLPYRQMVTPYGVQVTFAKTVHIIFPSAVKYVDLGSNYIIAGKADGAENVVRVKATTEGFPGETNFSVICEDGSFYSFNAKYAHEPEMLNIEMKDFLENEDTTDFSHTRMNIYFRELGNESPLLVKLIMQSIYKNNDREIKHLGCKRFGVQFLVKGIYSHNGLFYFHTQTRNSSNVPFDTDFIRFKIVDKKVAKRTAIQETVIDPVRSYNEILVIGGKSTVRTVYTVPQFTIPDDKILVIELVEKNGGRHQTIRVENSDIVAAKVINELKIK, encoded by the coding sequence ATGAAAAAGTTAATGATTTTATTCGCTCTTGTTTTGGGAGTGGTTTCAGTGAAAGCACAAAGTAACGATTTGTATCAGGGCATCACTAAAAAGCTGCCTTACCGCCAAATGGTGACACCTTACGGCGTACAGGTGACGTTCGCCAAAACAGTACATATCATTTTCCCGTCTGCCGTTAAGTACGTGGATTTAGGCAGTAACTACATTATTGCCGGAAAAGCGGACGGGGCGGAAAATGTTGTTCGTGTGAAAGCTACGACAGAGGGCTTTCCCGGTGAAACGAACTTTTCCGTTATCTGTGAGGATGGCAGTTTTTACAGTTTCAATGCGAAATACGCACACGAACCGGAAATGCTGAACATCGAAATGAAAGATTTCTTGGAGAATGAGGACACGACAGATTTCAGCCATACCCGGATGAACATCTATTTCCGTGAACTGGGTAACGAAAGCCCGCTTTTGGTAAAGCTGATTATGCAGTCCATCTACAAGAACAATGACCGGGAAATAAAACATTTGGGATGCAAGCGTTTCGGGGTGCAGTTCTTGGTAAAGGGCATTTATTCGCATAACGGACTGTTCTACTTCCACACACAAACAAGGAACAGTTCAAACGTACCGTTTGATACCGATTTTATCCGTTTCAAGATTGTAGATAAGAAAGTAGCCAAAAGAACGGCTATTCAGGAAACGGTCATTGACCCGGTGCGGAGCTATAACGAGATACTGGTTATCGGTGGTAAAAGTACCGTCCGCACCGTGTACACCGTTCCACAGTTCACTATCCCTGACGATAAGATATTGGTTATCGAACTGGTGGAAAAGAACGGGGGCAGACACCAGACTATCCGGGTGGAAAATTCGGATATAGTGGCAGCCAAAGTGATTAATGAACTTAAAATCAAATGA